The following are encoded in a window of Chromatiales bacterium genomic DNA:
- the mtaB gene encoding tRNA (N(6)-L-threonylcarbamoyladenosine(37)-C(2))-methylthiotransferase MtaB, which translates to MRIHLHALGCRLNEAELETWARQFKAGGHGIVAAPEAADVVVLNTCAVTQEAVRKSRQLIKRAHQANPSARLVVSGCYASLEPDSAAETLGVDLVVENPDKDRLVEITARELDLPLMPAIATEPGETSLFTRGRHRAFIKVQDGCRYRCTFCIVTRARGEERSRPIADIVEEINALVAQGVQEAALTGVHVGGYGSDLGTDLSALIAAILADTDLPRLRLASVEPWDLPEDFFALFDNPRLMPHMHLPLQSGSDTVLRRMARRCKTAEFERLVTEARTQIPGFNVTTDIIVGFPGETESEWAESRDFVGRIGFGHLHIFAYSPRAGTKAATLPGRIDKATQKARSRELHALGARLRRESLETMRGEQAEVLWERPWQTGTPGEVIYTGYTPNFLRVEMPGPVDWDLENRITRVRLAALNPEADALLAEPA; encoded by the coding sequence ATGCGCATCCATCTCCACGCCCTGGGCTGCCGCCTCAACGAGGCGGAGCTCGAGACCTGGGCCCGGCAGTTCAAGGCCGGGGGCCACGGCATCGTCGCCGCCCCCGAGGCGGCCGACGTGGTGGTGCTCAACACCTGCGCGGTGACCCAGGAGGCGGTGCGCAAGTCGCGCCAGCTCATCAAGCGGGCACACCAGGCCAACCCGTCCGCGCGCCTGGTGGTGAGCGGCTGCTACGCCTCGCTGGAGCCCGACAGCGCCGCCGAAACCCTGGGGGTGGACCTGGTCGTGGAGAATCCCGACAAGGACCGCCTGGTGGAAATCACGGCGCGAGAGCTGGATCTTCCCTTGATGCCGGCGATTGCCACGGAACCGGGCGAGACCTCGCTGTTCACCCGCGGCCGGCATCGCGCCTTCATCAAGGTGCAGGACGGCTGCCGCTACCGCTGCACCTTCTGCATCGTCACGCGCGCCCGCGGCGAGGAGCGCAGCCGTCCGATCGCCGACATCGTGGAGGAGATCAACGCCCTGGTGGCCCAGGGCGTGCAGGAGGCCGCGCTCACCGGGGTGCACGTCGGCGGCTACGGCAGCGATCTGGGTACCGACCTGAGCGCCCTGATTGCGGCGATCCTGGCCGACACCGACCTGCCGCGCCTGCGCCTGGCCTCAGTGGAACCCTGGGATCTGCCGGAGGATTTCTTTGCCCTGTTCGACAACCCGCGCCTGATGCCGCACATGCACCTGCCGCTGCAAAGCGGTTCGGACACGGTGCTGCGGCGTATGGCACGGCGCTGCAAGACGGCGGAATTCGAGCGACTGGTCACCGAGGCGCGCACCCAGATACCCGGCTTCAATGTCACCACCGACATCATCGTGGGCTTTCCCGGCGAGACCGAGAGCGAATGGGCCGAGAGCCGGGACTTCGTCGGGCGCATCGGCTTCGGCCATTTGCACATCTTTGCCTACTCGCCCCGCGCGGGAACCAAGGCCGCCACCCTCCCCGGCCGCATCGACAAGGCCACGCAGAAGGCCCGCAGCCGCGAGCTGCATGCACTCGGTGCCCGGCTGCGCAGGGAGAGCCTCGAGACGATGCGAGGCGAACAGGCGGAGGTGCTCTGGGAACGGCCGTGGCAGACGGGTACACCGGGCGAGGTGATCTACACGGGCTATACGCCGAATTTCCTGCGGGTAGAGATGCCGGGGCCGGTCGACTGGGATCTTGAAAACCGCATCACCCGCGTGCGACTGGCCGCACTGAATCCGGAGGCGGATGCGCTGCTGGCCGAGCCGGCCTGA
- a CDS encoding YeeE/YedE family protein yields the protein MAFESFAEAQSFLLWGAFILALIMGAVVNKTNFCTMGAVSDMVNMGDFGRFRAWVLAIAVAMVGVVLFEFFGAVDADGAFPPYRGSNFIWAENLIGGILFGIGMTLASGCGQKTLIRIGGGNIKSIVVLLIIAVIAYFMTNPFPGSDKTLYSVLFYPWMNPLSVNLANGQDLGSLVAGPESEVTARLVIGGILALALLFFVFKSKDFRGSFDNILGGLVVGLAVFGAWWVSSNAIISMGGGETYTLQGFASDWAFLADSPEGKPASTAALAAQSYTFINPMGQTLGYTAAGFSSSYLTFGVMALLGVILGSFLWAIVSKGFRVEWFANLRDFANHVIGAVLMGFGGVLAMGCTIGQGITGLSTLALGSFIAFGGIVLGSALTMKIQYYKLVYEDEATFLKALVTSLVDFRLLPKGLRKLEAI from the coding sequence ATGGCGTTCGAAAGCTTTGCCGAGGCCCAGTCCTTCCTGTTGTGGGGGGCCTTCATACTCGCCCTGATCATGGGCGCCGTGGTCAACAAGACCAACTTCTGCACCATGGGGGCCGTCTCCGACATGGTCAACATGGGCGATTTCGGTCGCTTCCGTGCCTGGGTACTGGCCATTGCCGTGGCCATGGTCGGCGTGGTGCTGTTCGAGTTCTTCGGTGCGGTGGACGCCGACGGTGCCTTCCCGCCCTACCGTGGTAGCAACTTCATCTGGGCCGAGAACCTCATCGGCGGCATCCTGTTCGGTATCGGCATGACGTTGGCCAGCGGCTGCGGCCAGAAGACCCTGATCCGTATCGGTGGCGGCAACATCAAGTCGATCGTGGTGCTGCTCATCATCGCCGTGATCGCCTATTTCATGACCAACCCCTTCCCGGGCAGCGACAAGACCCTCTACTCGGTACTGTTCTACCCGTGGATGAATCCGCTGTCGGTGAATCTCGCCAACGGTCAGGACCTGGGCTCCCTGGTCGCCGGACCCGAGTCCGAGGTGACTGCGCGCCTGGTCATCGGCGGTATCCTCGCCCTGGCCCTGCTGTTCTTCGTCTTCAAGTCGAAGGATTTCCGCGGCAGTTTCGACAACATCCTCGGCGGCCTCGTGGTCGGCCTGGCCGTCTTCGGTGCCTGGTGGGTGTCGAGCAACGCGATCATCAGCATGGGCGGCGGCGAGACCTATACCCTGCAGGGCTTTGCCTCCGACTGGGCCTTCCTCGCCGATTCCCCGGAAGGCAAGCCGGCAAGCACCGCCGCGCTGGCCGCGCAGTCCTACACCTTCATCAACCCGATGGGCCAGACCCTGGGCTACACCGCTGCCGGCTTCAGCAGCAGCTATCTCACCTTCGGCGTGATGGCCCTGCTCGGCGTGATCCTGGGTTCCTTCCTCTGGGCGATCGTGAGCAAGGGCTTCCGCGTCGAGTGGTTCGCCAATCTGCGTGACTTCGCCAACCACGTGATCGGTGCCGTGCTGATGGGCTTCGGCGGCGTGCTCGCCATGGGCTGCACCATTGGTCAGGGCATCACCGGCCTCTCCACGCTGGCCCTGGGTTCGTTCATCGCCTTCGGCGGCATCGTGCTGGGCAGTGCGCTCACCATGAAGATCCAGTACTACAAGCTGGTGTACGAGGACGAGGCGACCTTCCTCAAGGCGCTCGTCACCTCGCTGGTCGATTTCAGGCTGCTGCCCAAGGGGCTGCGCAAGCTCGAAGCGATCTGA
- the queC gene encoding 7-cyano-7-deazaguanine synthase QueC — MSEDRQPDKAVVLLSGGLDSATVLAMARAAGRACHALSFRYGQRHSAELAAAERVAQALGTVEHKIVDLDLSAIGGSALTDPRIDVPTTPTEGIPVTYVPARNTVFLAVALGWAEVLGAREIHIGVNAVDYSGYPDCRPEFIQAFEQLANLATRAGVEGERFHIQSPLIDLTKAEIIRRGTALGVDYGLTVSCYAADLEGRACGACDSCRLRADGFRAAGLPDPTRYRD; from the coding sequence ATGAGCGAAGACAGGCAGCCCGATAAGGCGGTAGTGCTGCTCTCCGGAGGCCTGGACTCGGCCACCGTGCTGGCCATGGCGCGTGCCGCGGGCCGGGCCTGCCATGCGTTGAGCTTCCGCTATGGCCAGCGTCACTCGGCCGAACTGGCCGCTGCCGAACGCGTGGCCCAGGCCCTGGGGACGGTGGAGCACAAGATCGTTGACCTGGACCTCTCGGCCATCGGCGGCTCGGCACTGACCGACCCCCGCATCGACGTGCCGACCACCCCCACCGAGGGGATCCCTGTCACCTATGTGCCGGCCCGCAACACGGTGTTCCTGGCGGTGGCGCTGGGCTGGGCCGAGGTGCTCGGGGCCCGGGAGATCCACATCGGCGTCAACGCGGTGGACTATTCCGGCTACCCGGACTGCCGGCCCGAATTCATCCAGGCCTTCGAGCAGCTCGCCAACCTCGCCACCCGGGCGGGGGTGGAGGGCGAGCGGTTTCACATCCAGAGCCCGCTCATCGACCTCACCAAGGCCGAGATCATCCGTCGCGGCACCGCGCTCGGTGTGGACTACGGCCTGACCGTCTCCTGCTATGCCGCCGACCTCGAGGGCCGCGCCTGCGGGGCCTGCGATTCCTGCCGCCTGCGGGCCGATGGCTTCAGGGCGGCCGGTTTGCCGGACCCGACGCGCTACCGCGACTGA
- the queE gene encoding 7-carboxy-7-deazaguanine synthase QueE: MRITEIFLSLQGESCTVGWPTVFVRLTGCPLRCQYCDTAYAFTGGEWMDLDTIVDTVTGHGVSHVCVTGGEPLAQKACLPLLSRLCDAGYAVSLETSGARDIAGVDPRVMRVMDLKTPGSGEEARNLYANISELGERDQVKFVICSREDYDWAKRKLVEFELARRCEVLFSPSFGQLDARELADWIVADRLPVRFQLQLHKLLWGDEPGR, translated from the coding sequence CTGCGTATCACCGAGATCTTCCTCTCCCTGCAGGGCGAGTCGTGTACTGTAGGCTGGCCCACGGTGTTCGTGCGCCTGACAGGCTGCCCGTTGCGTTGCCAGTACTGCGACACGGCCTATGCCTTCACGGGCGGCGAGTGGATGGATCTCGATACCATCGTCGACACGGTCACGGGCCACGGGGTGTCGCATGTCTGCGTGACCGGCGGTGAGCCGTTGGCGCAGAAGGCCTGTCTGCCGCTGCTCTCCCGGTTATGTGATGCCGGATACGCGGTCTCGCTGGAGACCAGCGGGGCACGTGACATCGCCGGGGTCGATCCCCGGGTGATGCGGGTGATGGACCTCAAGACCCCGGGGTCCGGCGAGGAGGCCCGCAATCTCTACGCGAATATCAGCGAGCTCGGCGAGCGGGATCAGGTGAAGTTCGTCATCTGCTCGCGCGAGGACTACGACTGGGCGAAACGCAAGCTGGTGGAGTTCGAACTCGCGCGCCGCTGCGAGGTGCTGTTCTCGCCCTCCTTCGGCCAGCTCGATGCGCGCGAGCTGGCCGACTGGATCGTGGCCGACCGCCTGCCGGTACGCTTCCAGCTCCAGCTGCACAAGCTCCTCTGGGGCGACGAGCCCGGACGATGA
- the ybgF gene encoding tol-pal system protein YbgF: MNRGLGRALFAGLVLTVLAVPAWADRRTDERLGALEARMERIDRLMSNNALLEMATRLDAMQEELRQLRGQNEELRHEVETLRSRQRELYLDLDRRIQAAAEAPASAAPPVATPASPLPGAAPAPAASSGAEAAPATGVAPAGERDAYRDAFNLLKDGQYPQAIEAFRGFLARYPQSGYAANAQYWLGEANYVSRDYPAAVGEFRKVLDQYPDSNKVPDARLKLGFTYYELGEWAKAREALNDVKAKHAGSSVARLADERLARMQREGH; this comes from the coding sequence ATGAATAGGGGCCTGGGGCGGGCGCTCTTTGCCGGCCTCGTGCTGACGGTGCTGGCCGTGCCGGCCTGGGCCGACCGGCGCACCGACGAGCGCCTGGGGGCGCTGGAAGCCCGCATGGAGCGTATCGACCGCCTCATGTCCAACAACGCCCTGCTGGAGATGGCGACACGTCTGGATGCCATGCAGGAGGAGCTGCGGCAGCTGCGCGGCCAGAACGAGGAGCTGCGCCACGAGGTGGAGACGCTCCGGTCGCGCCAGCGCGAGCTCTATCTCGACCTCGATCGCCGTATTCAGGCAGCGGCCGAGGCCCCGGCGTCTGCCGCGCCGCCGGTGGCGACACCCGCCTCGCCGTTGCCGGGGGCGGCCCCGGCGCCTGCTGCCTCGTCCGGTGCAGAGGCGGCGCCGGCAACGGGCGTGGCGCCGGCCGGCGAGCGCGATGCCTACCGCGATGCCTTCAACCTGCTCAAGGACGGCCAGTATCCGCAGGCCATCGAGGCCTTCCGGGGCTTCCTCGCGCGCTATCCGCAGAGCGGCTATGCGGCCAATGCCCAGTACTGGCTGGGCGAGGCGAACTACGTCTCCAGGGACTACCCGGCGGCCGTGGGCGAGTTTCGCAAGGTGCTGGACCAGTATCCCGACAGCAACAAGGTGCCGGATGCCCGCCTCAAGCTCGGCTTCACCTATTACGAGCTGGGTGAGTGGGCCAAGGCGCGCGAGGCGCTCAATGACGTGAAGGCGAAGCACGCCGGCAGCAGTGTCGCCCGCCTGGCCGACGAGCGTCTGGCCCGCATGCAGCGGGAGGGCCACTAG
- the pal gene encoding peptidoglycan-associated lipoprotein Pal: MKTYGLAVLLLATLVLAGCPNPNAVREGEGAEGAAAGAGPESEGMGLGADGQLAASPLDDPASPLSKRTIYFEFDSSQVAEEYLDLIAAHGKYLADNPQRRMRVEGHADERGSREYNVGLGERRAKAVERLLRFQGVGNDQVEVVSFGEELPVAFGHDEAAWRLNRRVELVYE; this comes from the coding sequence ATGAAAACCTACGGTCTTGCTGTCCTGCTGCTGGCCACCCTGGTACTGGCCGGCTGTCCCAACCCCAATGCGGTGAGGGAGGGCGAGGGCGCCGAGGGCGCTGCCGCCGGTGCCGGCCCCGAGTCCGAGGGCATGGGACTGGGCGCTGATGGCCAGCTTGCCGCCAGCCCGCTGGATGATCCGGCCAGCCCGCTGTCGAAGCGCACCATCTACTTCGAGTTCGACAGCAGCCAGGTGGCCGAGGAATACCTCGACCTCATCGCCGCCCACGGCAAGTACCTGGCCGACAATCCGCAGCGACGCATGCGCGTGGAAGGTCATGCCGACGAGCGCGGCAGTCGCGAGTACAACGTCGGCCTCGGTGAGCGCCGTGCCAAGGCGGTGGAGCGCCTGCTGCGCTTCCAGGGCGTGGGCAACGACCAGGTCGAGGTGGTGAGCTTCGGTGAAGAGCTGCCGGTGGCCTTCGGCCATGACGAGGCGGCCTGGCGTCTGAACCGGCGCGTGGAGCTGGTCTATGAATAG
- the tolB gene encoding Tol-Pal system beta propeller repeat protein TolB: protein MKKLTLMLLLGLLAVAGSAQAKLEIRITQGVESALPIAIVPFGFEGSTSAPENITAIIEANLARSGQFRPLPATSFPQRPTSGQAIDFATWRKQGIDHVVVGRLVETAQGGYTVQFQLFNVLQARQLTGYSIPARSQDLRRAAHQISDYIYETLIGERGAFNTRVAYVTTQEDGGRREFLLQVADADGFNPRVIRRSMRPLMSPAWSPDGRRIAYVSFEGNRSAIYIQDVATGEREKVSERAGINGAPAWSPDGRRLALTLSESGDPEIHVLELASRRLTRLTFDRGIDTEPSWTPDGRAIVFTSDRSGAPQLYQVPASGGRATRLSFDGSYNAAPEVSPRGDKVVMVRGQGNQFRLAVQDLKTGYSRVLTRGGLDESPSFAPNGRMIIYATREGGRGVLAAVSEDGGVHQLLVLEEGEVREPAWSPFYQ, encoded by the coding sequence ATGAAGAAGCTGACCCTCATGCTGTTGCTCGGCCTGCTGGCGGTTGCCGGCAGTGCCCAGGCCAAGCTCGAAATCCGCATCACCCAGGGGGTGGAGAGCGCGTTGCCCATCGCCATCGTGCCCTTCGGCTTCGAGGGCAGCACGTCGGCACCGGAGAACATCACGGCCATCATCGAGGCCAACCTCGCGCGCTCCGGCCAGTTCCGGCCGCTGCCGGCGACGAGCTTCCCCCAGCGGCCGACCAGCGGGCAGGCGATCGATTTCGCGACCTGGCGCAAGCAGGGCATCGACCACGTGGTGGTCGGTCGCCTGGTGGAGACTGCCCAGGGGGGTTACACGGTGCAGTTCCAGCTCTTCAACGTGCTGCAGGCCCGCCAGCTCACCGGCTACAGCATCCCGGCGCGCAGCCAGGATCTGCGCCGCGCGGCCCACCAGATCAGCGACTACATCTACGAGACCCTGATCGGCGAGCGCGGGGCCTTCAATACCCGCGTGGCCTATGTCACCACGCAGGAGGATGGCGGCAGGCGCGAATTCCTGCTGCAGGTGGCGGACGCCGACGGCTTCAATCCGCGCGTGATCCGCCGCTCCATGCGCCCGCTGATGTCGCCGGCCTGGTCGCCCGACGGGCGGCGCATCGCCTACGTCTCCTTCGAGGGCAACCGCTCGGCGATATATATCCAGGATGTGGCCACGGGCGAGCGGGAGAAGGTCTCCGAGCGCGCCGGCATCAACGGCGCGCCGGCCTGGTCGCCGGATGGGCGGCGCCTGGCCCTGACCCTGTCGGAGAGCGGCGACCCGGAGATCCACGTGCTGGAGCTCGCCAGCCGACGCCTCACGCGGCTGACCTTCGACCGCGGCATCGACACCGAGCCGAGCTGGACCCCGGACGGGCGCGCCATCGTCTTTACCTCGGACCGCAGCGGTGCGCCGCAGCTCTACCAGGTGCCGGCGAGCGGCGGCCGGGCCACGCGCCTGAGCTTCGACGGCAGCTACAATGCCGCTCCCGAGGTCTCGCCCAGGGGCGACAAGGTGGTGATGGTGCGCGGACAGGGCAACCAGTTCCGCCTCGCCGTGCAGGACCTGAAGACCGGCTACTCGCGCGTGCTGACGCGCGGCGGCCTGGACGAATCGCCGAGCTTCGCACCCAACGGGCGCATGATCATCTACGCCACGCGCGAGGGCGGCCGGGGTGTGCTCGCGGCCGTGAGCGAGGATGGCGGCGTGCACCAGCTGTTGGTGCTGGAAGAGGGCGAGGTGCGCGAGCCGGCCTGGTCACCGTTTTATCAATAG
- the tolA gene encoding cell envelope integrity protein TolA, translating into MWQDIRHHPSALGIAIALHAIAVLLLLVTFDFEAPTAGEPAPAPQIVEAVAISGAEYDAALNRLEEAKRREQEAAAAAERRRQEAEAQRRREAEARRAAEEQARQAQARREAEAKKAAEAKRAAEEKARQEQARAEAEAKRQAELRRQQELEAQKRAEAERQAEQKRLAAALAAEEAALQEAARRRAEAKAQAEADARRNAQLASLRDEYLAAIVARIQGNWERPIGAPNNQRARLLVRQARGGFITEVKMLRCEGNDAFCRSVLDAVWRSDPLPSPPREELFDTELEIVFDPDQS; encoded by the coding sequence ATGTGGCAGGATATCCGCCATCACCCCTCGGCCCTGGGCATCGCCATCGCACTGCATGCGATCGCGGTGCTGCTGTTGCTGGTCACGTTTGACTTCGAGGCGCCGACCGCGGGGGAGCCTGCCCCGGCACCGCAGATCGTCGAGGCCGTGGCCATCAGCGGTGCGGAATACGACGCGGCGTTGAACCGCCTCGAGGAGGCGAAGCGACGCGAGCAGGAGGCCGCGGCCGCGGCAGAACGCCGGCGCCAGGAGGCCGAGGCGCAACGACGTCGCGAGGCGGAGGCCCGGCGTGCGGCCGAGGAACAGGCGCGCCAGGCGCAGGCCCGGCGTGAGGCCGAGGCCAAAAAGGCGGCGGAGGCGAAACGCGCGGCCGAGGAAAAGGCCCGTCAGGAGCAGGCGCGGGCGGAGGCCGAGGCGAAGCGTCAGGCCGAACTCAGGCGTCAGCAGGAACTCGAGGCGCAGAAGCGTGCAGAGGCGGAACGCCAGGCCGAGCAGAAGCGGCTCGCGGCGGCACTGGCGGCCGAGGAGGCCGCCCTGCAGGAGGCGGCCCGCCGTCGCGCCGAGGCCAAGGCCCAGGCAGAGGCAGACGCCCGCCGCAATGCCCAGCTGGCCTCCCTGCGTGACGAGTACCTGGCGGCCATCGTGGCGCGTATCCAGGGCAACTGGGAGCGCCCGATCGGCGCGCCCAACAACCAGCGGGCACGCCTGCTGGTACGCCAGGCGCGCGGTGGTTTCATCACCGAGGTGAAGATGCTGCGCTGCGAGGGCAACGACGCCTTCTGCCGCTCGGTACTGGATGCCGTGTGGCGTTCCGATCCGCTGCCGTCGCCGCCGCGCGAGGAGCTGTTCGACACCGAACTGGAAATCGTATTCGACCCGGACCAATCATGA
- the tolR gene encoding protein TolR translates to MARPNRRRPMSQINVVPYIDVMLVLLVIFMVTAPLLQTGVDVDLPQASARPMTDDAELPEALVVVVDRNGQFFVEGGRRLSADELAETVRARLAKNAQMPAYVRGDRHVEYQRVVEAMVILQQAGLDKVGLITDPPPDDAR, encoded by the coding sequence ATGGCCCGCCCCAACCGCCGTCGTCCGATGTCACAGATCAACGTCGTGCCCTATATCGACGTGATGCTGGTGCTGCTGGTGATCTTCATGGTCACTGCGCCCCTGCTGCAGACCGGTGTGGACGTCGATCTGCCGCAGGCATCCGCCAGGCCCATGACGGATGATGCGGAGCTGCCCGAGGCGCTGGTGGTGGTGGTGGATCGCAACGGCCAGTTCTTCGTCGAGGGCGGCAGGCGCCTGTCGGCCGACGAGCTGGCGGAGACGGTGCGCGCGCGGCTGGCAAAGAACGCCCAGATGCCCGCCTACGTGCGCGGCGATCGCCACGTGGAGTACCAGCGCGTGGTCGAGGCCATGGTCATCCTGCAGCAGGCGGGGCTCGACAAGGTCGGGCTGATCACCGACCCGCCACCCGACGATGCGCGGTAG
- the tolQ gene encoding protein TolQ yields MTPEMSVLGLIGDASLVVQLVMLVLVLASVLSWTVIVIKWRVLRAARAAAETFEDRFWSGIDLAQLFEQTKKKDEASAIEQIFVSGFREYARLHKQQRLTPMTISDNVHRSMRVTMSREIDALETYLSFLATVGSTSPYVGLFGTVWGIMNSFMALSGATQATLSAVAPGIAEALIATAIGLVAAIPAVVAYNRYADDVERLVNRYDNFLEEFTTLLQRQALAHQPDSPTATV; encoded by the coding sequence GTGACGCCTGAAATGTCGGTACTCGGATTGATTGGCGATGCCAGCCTGGTGGTCCAGCTGGTGATGCTGGTACTGGTGCTCGCCTCGGTGCTGTCCTGGACGGTCATCGTCATCAAGTGGCGGGTGCTGCGCGCGGCGCGTGCCGCTGCCGAGACCTTCGAGGACCGCTTCTGGTCCGGCATCGATCTCGCCCAGCTCTTCGAGCAGACGAAGAAGAAGGACGAGGCCTCGGCCATCGAACAGATCTTCGTCTCGGGGTTTCGCGAGTATGCCCGCCTGCACAAGCAGCAGCGCCTCACACCGATGACCATCTCGGACAACGTGCATCGCTCCATGCGCGTGACCATGTCGCGCGAGATCGATGCCCTGGAGACCTATCTCTCGTTCCTCGCCACCGTCGGTTCCACCAGCCCCTATGTCGGGCTGTTCGGTACCGTGTGGGGGATCATGAACTCCTTCATGGCCCTGTCGGGCGCCACCCAGGCCACGCTCTCGGCGGTCGCGCCCGGGATAGCCGAGGCCCTGATCGCCACTGCCATCGGCCTGGTGGCGGCCATCCCGGCCGTGGTCGCCTACAACCGCTATGCCGATGACGTCGAGCGGCTGGTGAATCGCTACGACAACTTCCTCGAGGAATTCACCACGCTGCTGCAGCGCCAGGCGCTCGCACACCAGCCCGACAGCCCGACGGCGACGGTCTGA
- the ybgC gene encoding tol-pal system-associated acyl-CoA thioesterase — protein MQTFDWTVRVYYEDTDSGGVVYYANYLRFMERARTEWLRALGFEQDALIRDAGVIFAVRSASVDYLRPARFNEQLTVRSTVHNSGRANVVFDQQILRADDAELLTSGRIKIASLDAETFRPKPMPKDLLEALSRDA, from the coding sequence GTGCAGACATTCGACTGGACAGTACGCGTTTACTACGAGGACACGGATTCGGGGGGCGTCGTCTACTACGCCAATTATCTCAGGTTCATGGAGCGTGCCCGCACCGAATGGCTGCGGGCGCTCGGCTTTGAGCAGGATGCGCTGATTCGTGATGCCGGCGTGATCTTCGCCGTGCGTTCGGCCAGCGTGGATTACCTGCGTCCGGCGCGTTTCAACGAACAGCTGACGGTGCGCTCGACGGTGCACAACTCGGGGCGCGCGAACGTGGTCTTCGACCAGCAGATTCTCCGTGCCGATGACGCGGAACTTCTGACCAGCGGCAGGATCAAGATTGCGTCGCTGGACGCAGAGACGTTCCGTCCCAAACCCATGCCCAAGGACTTGCTGGAGGCACTCTCACGTGACGCCTGA
- the ruvB gene encoding Holliday junction branch migration DNA helicase RuvB encodes MDDDRLIGAGELPEERAVEESIRPQALADYVGQPAVKEQMEIFISAARARGEALDHVLIFGPPGLGKTTLSHIIANELGVAMRHTSGPVLEKPGDLAALLTNLEPHDVLFVDEIHRLSPVVEEVLYPAMEDFQLDIVIGEGPAARSIKLDLPPFTLVGATTRAGLLTSPLRDRFGIVQRLEFYSAADLTAIVTRSAGILGAQIEAGGAQEIAKRSRGTPRIANRLLRRVRDYAQVKGDGHITREMADRALDLLNVDDYGFDAQDRRLLLAVIEKFDGGPVGIDSLSAAIGEERGTIEDVLEPYLIQQGFLMRTTRGRVATANAYRHFGLKPKTVTVSESTPDLFDAES; translated from the coding sequence ATGGACGACGACCGCCTCATCGGCGCCGGCGAACTGCCCGAGGAACGGGCCGTCGAGGAATCCATCCGTCCGCAGGCGCTGGCCGATTACGTCGGCCAGCCCGCGGTGAAGGAGCAGATGGAGATCTTCATCTCCGCCGCCCGCGCGCGTGGCGAGGCACTGGATCACGTGCTCATCTTCGGCCCGCCGGGCCTGGGCAAGACCACGCTCTCGCACATCATCGCCAACGAGCTGGGCGTGGCCATGCGCCACACCTCGGGCCCGGTGCTGGAAAAGCCCGGCGATCTCGCGGCCCTGCTCACCAACCTCGAGCCCCACGACGTGCTGTTCGTCGACGAGATCCATCGTCTGAGCCCGGTGGTGGAGGAGGTGCTGTACCCGGCGATGGAGGACTTCCAGCTCGACATCGTCATCGGCGAGGGCCCGGCCGCACGCTCCATCAAGCTCGACCTGCCGCCCTTCACCCTGGTGGGCGCGACCACGCGCGCGGGGCTGCTGACCTCGCCGCTGCGCGACCGCTTCGGCATCGTGCAGCGCCTGGAGTTCTATTCGGCCGCGGACCTCACCGCCATCGTCACCCGCTCGGCCGGTATCCTCGGTGCGCAGATCGAGGCCGGCGGGGCGCAGGAGATCGCCAAGCGTTCGCGCGGCACACCGCGTATCGCCAACCGCCTGCTGCGGCGCGTGCGCGACTACGCGCAGGTGAAGGGCGACGGGCACATCACCCGCGAGATGGCCGATCGTGCCCTGGATCTGCTGAACGTGGACGACTATGGCTTCGACGCCCAGGACCGTCGCCTGCTGCTGGCGGTGATCGAGAAGTTCGATGGCGGGCCGGTGGGCATCGACAGCCTGTCGGCGGCCATCGGCGAGGAGCGCGGCACCATCGAGGACGTGCTCGAGCCCTATCTCATCCAGCAGGGCTTCCTCATGCGGACCACCCGCGGCCGCGTGGCCACCGCGAATGCCTACCGCCACTTCGGGCTGAAACCGAAAACTGTGACGGTGTCGGAATCCACGCCGGATCTTTTCGACGCGGAGAGTTAA